One Candidatus Nitrososphaera evergladensis SR1 genomic window, AGAAATTATTATTCCGCTAGCCGGCTTTTTCTTCTTCCGGCTTGCGGTCGTCGTCATCGTCGTCATCATTATTGTCATCGTCAGTGCTACTAGTGCTGCTCTGCACCCTGATCTTGCTTCCAAACCTGATGATATAGGGAGCCATAAACGTGGTTACGATAGTCACGACGCCGAGCAGTGGTAGTATGGTCGAACTAATGGCTCCCACGTCCTGCCCTCCCTTGACTACCACGAGCGACAGCTCTCCCTTTGCGGCAGACATGCCAAACCCCGTCCGGAGCGCGGTGACGCTGTCATATTTTGCCTTGGTCAGTATGCCTGTCACGATGAGGAACTTGGCCCCAAACGAGGTGAGTATCAGTATCGCGGCAGGCAGTATATAGTCCGGCAAGACCCTGATGTCCATGAGCGCTCCTATAGAGACAAAGAATATGGCGGCAAACATGTCGCGCAGGGGCAGGGTAAGTATCCTTGCTACTGCCGCGCTGTTTGACTCTGCCACAAGCACACCGGCCAAGAACGCGCCTGTCGCCACCGACAGCCCGATCCCGTTTGCAATAAAGGAAAGCCCAAACGCAAGGCCAAGGATTACTATCAAAAGAAGCGCATAGTCGTTTGTCCTGCCGGCCCTGTCCACTATCTTGGGGAAAAGGCGCGACCCAAGGAACAGAACGCCGCCGATGAACGCGGCCACTATGCCGATTGAAATTGCAAGGTTCAGGGGCTCCACCTGGCCACCGTTTGCCGCAACAGACTGCAGAATAGCAAGTATGCTGATGGCCAGTATGTCTTCTACCACCGTGATGCCAAGCAGCAAGATGGACGACTTGTCCTTTATCATGCCCAGCTCCTCAAGTATCCTCACAGTAACGACGGTACTGGTGATGGACAGCGCAAGGCCTAGAAACAGCGAGTCAAAGAACGCAAATCCAAGGTACTGCGCGATAAAGAACACCAAAAAGAGCGTGCCAAGCGTCTCTGCCACTGCCACCACAAACGACACCCTGCCCACCGACCGCAGCTTTGCCATCGGAAACTCCGTGCCTACCACAAAGAGCAGCATGATGATGCCAAGCTCTGCAAGCACGTTTATGGTGCTGGCGTCCCGCACGAGGCTGAAAGGCGGGGTGTACGGGCCGATGAGTATGCCGGCAAGTATGTAGCCTATTACCATCGGCTGCTTTAGCTTGTACGTGATGGCAATCATTATGGCGGCGACTACCATCACCACCGCAAAGTCCTGGACTATGAAATCTGTCGGACCGTTTCCGGGCGCAAAGAACTGCGGAAAAATTGTGGTACCGATTGTTGTCGCGGCGGTCTGGTTCACCGCACTACCTAAGGCTTGCCAAAATAAAAACACAAGCTTGTGTGTATGTGTTCGTTTTTAGGTGGGTAGGTTTTATAGCAATAACACAGTGTCGCGTTTTAACATCCGGCGCCGGCTGCTCTTTGTGGCAATAGGCGCCATCGTCTTCTTTGCCGCGTACTCGGCCGGCGCAGCCGTACAACTGACGCCGACAGAGGCCAAGGAGGTCCGCGACTCGTTTTCGTCGCAAATAGAGGACATCAACGACGTCGGAATATTCGTAAACAACGTCAAGATAGCGCTTGGCATGTTCGTGCCGGGGCTGGGCATCGGCCTGGGCGTGTTTTCCGGCTATGCTACGGGCAACGTCTTTGCCGCGCTTGCGCAGGACTCGCCGGTGCTTCAGGGCATACCGCCCCAGCTCATCCTCATCACGCCCTTTGGCGTGATGGAGGTCATCACGTACGGCCTTGCGATGTCAAGGAGCGGGATGCTTGTCTATTATTTTGCAAAAAAGAGGCCGTGGCGCGAATATGTTGCCCCGACGCTGATAGAGCTTGGCATAGCCGCGGCAATACTGCTAGCAGCCGCCGCAATAGAGTGGTGGATGATACAAGAGCTTGGCGGCACAAACTTTGAGGGTTTTTGATTAAACCTGCAGAGTGTCAATATTCTACGCAGATTCCCGGCACCGCAACTTTTCTAAAGAGATGCGGCCTGCTGACGGTCCCGTCAGGATAGTGTGCAAGCCTTGCCCGAAACGCAGGGTCGCTAACGGCCTGCTTCATGTGTGCTACCGACTCCCATATTGCATAATTGACAAAAACGGTGCTTTCTCCTATGCCGCGGTGAAGCTGCGTAGAGATCAAGCCCGGCTTTTGCTTGAAAAATGCAGCGTCTTCTGCCCAGGCTTTGAGCACTTTGTCAACGTCCTGGGGTTTTGCATTGAACACGTTGATAAAAACCACCGGCCCTCCGTAGTCCTTTTCCTCTAGCTGTTGATCGAGTTTGATGTTCTCGTCCATTTCCTCAATCTTTATCATGATGATGAGTACACACGTACTTGCATGATAGAAAAAAGTTATCACGCAGGTGTTCTTTTCGTACAGAAAGTTTACCAAGAATTTCAGTAAAAAGAGGGTTTCAATTAACGACCTCAAAATATTTCATCATACGACCCTCCCCCTGAATTGATGCTCCCAACCTGTACGGTCCGGTTTCATTAAGGATCAGTGGACCCCTGTTGATGCCTATGTCCCGTGGGTGAAATTCTTCGTTGATGTCATGAGCCGGTTCGCAATTATATCCAATCGGACTCCTGCTGTACCAGACCACCTGCTTGGTATTTACATTTTGTATTGCTACATTGGGGTAAGTGCAGAGCCTCCCATACCCGCTCACCTTGACAATGAAATCTATCTCTTTACCGGCTTGATAGGCACTCTTGAACCCTTCGATTGTCAGGGTAAGGGGAGAATAGCTTTTGTTATCATCATCATTATTGTTGTCGTCATGCAATGTACTGAACTCTATGCACCTTCCACTCTGCAAAAAGTTCATGACATTTTCTTCGCCATATACTGGCGGTATAAAGTTGTATAAGGTTCTGTTTTCAATTGATGCTGCATCGCACCTTATTTGTATCTGTTTGAGTCCAGAGATTGTTGCGTCCTTGCTAATGATGTCAAAGCCGTTGCCTTCAAACGTTGCAGAAAGGGTCAATCGCCGAAAACTTTCATCATATCCATCGCCATCAGCGTCTCCCCACCGGGATATTTCGTAATGGTACGTAATAGCGGTACTATTTTGCGAAAACCCGCTGGTAAAGTCGGGATACTTTTTCACAAAAAGCTGCACTTCTTGCAACTGTTCTGCCCTTTTGAATTCTTGAATTGGCGGCCTTTCCCTAGTTATTGCCGCAGACATCGGAGTCATGAAAAGTGCGAACAATATTACAAACACGATTCCAATTGCCAGTGCTGCAATGACAGGCGCGGTAATGCTGTCGTTGCCCACGATAGAGTGGAATTGAAAAAGATGCTTTTCAGCATTGCGTAACAAAACACAATTCGTCAATCAACGTAATATTGCCCAAGTCCGGCATATCATTATCCTTTGTGTATTGTACAACAAAATTAAAAACACAATTAATCGATTTTAACCCTCTTCGGGCTCTGGGCCTGCCGCCGCGCCGCCGCCACCACCGCCCTTTACGTTGTATTTCTCGATAAACTCTGAGGCCTTGGCCGCCACCTCGGCCCACTTCCATCTCTTGACGCTCATCCTGCACAGGTCGACCTTCCACTGCTCCTTGCGCTTCATCCATCGGTAGAGCCGGAGGTCCCTGCCGTACTGGCTTTCAACCACTACGAGCGCGACTATCAGGTTGTCGCTTCTGTAGAGGTCATAGCCGTCAAGCACCTTGAACGTGGCCGAAACAGGGTAGCGGGATTCACTCATATGTACATGCAAGCTTTGTTGCCGCCGGTTTTAAGTTTTGGCGAGTGTTTACACTCTTTTGAAGAGGCCCGGATAGGTTACGACCAGCCCGTGCTCGTCAACCTCGATGTCCCGGCTAAAGTTGCCGTCTACTGATTCGTACCTGTAAAGCCGGCCGGGCTCAATGCAGGTGTAGCGCTGAAGGTCGGCCGTGACTGCCAAGTCAGGCAAGCTGACATAGGCCACAGAAACGTCCTTGCTTTCGCCCAGCTTTAGGCCGAGCCGGCGGATGGGTATGGTGTTTGTAAAAGGCGTGGCAGAAAGGTCAACGTCGATGGAGCCGCTCAGGTAAGGCAGGACGGCGCCGGAAGCACCACCACTATCATCGGTCCAGTTGCCGCTGCCGTCGCTTGCAAGGTCAATGTGCTTGCCACCGGTCAGCAGCCTGACTTTGACCTCTCTTGTCCGCCATGATCTGTCGCAGGCGATTCTGTACGTGGTTGAATAGGCCGTTCTTTCCAATACAGACTCTGCTATAATGCCATCAGGACCCTCTTCTAGGACGAGGCGCTCCCAGCCGTCGCCTGCCCAGGTATGCCAGCGTGCAACGATGATGGTCAAGCTAGGAATTTTCTAAAGGCATTGATTTCTTAAGTTTTAATAGAGAGACAAAAAGAGAGAGGGAAAGGCCTTCTTATTTACTGGCCCTCGCCGCATGCAGGGCAGGTCTTTTGCGCCTTGGGCATCTTGGCCCCGCACTCGACGCAGTATTTCATTGAGGCCCTGTCCTTTTGTTGTTGAGCCATGCCAACAGACTTTTCCATTGACATTACGGCTTTTTCAAGCCGTTTTTGATATATAAATACAGTTTACAAACGCATTGAACTGGTATGCAAGTATCAGTATTTTCACACCGTATGATTGATATTTATTGTGGCAATGGGCGCTGAAATGCGTGATCGGGCTCAAGGTGCACAGGACGCCCCAGTTCTCCGGCCAGCCGAGGATAGTTGCGGCGCTTCCGGACATGGGAAACGTCGCCGGAATCGGCCTTGCGTACCTTGCGAAAAAGCTTGACGCCAAGGTTTTTGCCGAGCTGTACTCGTTCTGGCCTCCCTTTGTCAGCTACAAGGACGGGGGCATTGTCGATTACAAGCAGGCCAGCTACCGCTTTTATGCAGTCGATGCAAGCGACCTTTTGATATTCACCGGCGATTTCAACCCGGCCGACCCTAGGCGCCTGTACGAGGTCTGCGATGAGGTTCTGGGCATGGCGCAGCGCATGAACGCAGGCGCGCTATACTCTATAGGCGCCGCGCTCAGGCAGCCGGGCGCAGGAGGCAAGGTGCTTGCCGCCGTCAACAACCCTGCGCTCGTACAGCCGTTAAAGCAGGCTGGCGCCGAGATGCTGCAGGGAGAAGGCCAGATTTCCGGCTTTAACGGCCTTGTCCTTGGCTTTGCAAAGGAGCGCGGGATCGACGCGGCGTGCGTCCTTGGAGAAATTGACAACCCAAACATCATCCAGCCAAAGGCAGCGCAGTCGATTCTGCAGGTTTTGCTAAGGCTGCTGGGCCTGGAGTCATTTGACATGGCGCAGCTTGACGAGGAAGAAAAGAGAAAAAACTTCATGGAGCAGCAGGTGGGCTACCTTGAAAAGGTGATAGAAAGGGGCGAGCCTCCGGGCGTCGCCTAGAACTCCAAGTATGTTTGCCTCTTTACCTGGTCGATAACCATCGCAGACAGGTCAGAGAACTCTTTTCCCTCAAGGTCGCTTGCGACGCCTTTGAACGTCGTCTCCTTGTCGGTCGTCAGGTGCTCAAACACCCACACCTTTAGCTTTTGCGTGTCGATGCCGCTTGCCTTCAGGAATTTTGCAATATCAGACTGCATGAAATGCTTTGACAGGTCGCGCGGCCACGGCCTTGGAAGCAGTATCACGCTCTTGCCATCCTTGACTGCCTGCACGAGATCCTTCTTTTTCTGCTCAATGTCGCCTGTCACATGGAACGTGACTATGAACGCCTTGTCGGTTGGCACGCGGGATTTTGCGGCTGCAACCTGAATGGAGCTGATGCCGGGTATTATCTGGACGTTGTCATCACCAAATATCTCTAGCAGGCGGTCAACCACTTCGGATTCAGAGAAATTGACGTCGCCCGTGAAAGGCACAGTGCAGTACTCGCCGTCCTTCATCCTTGCATAGACGCCCTGGTACACGTCCTCCTGCGACTTCATCGTGACCTCAAGGACCTCTTGCCTGCTGCGGTCAATGACTCCCTCTATGGTAGCAAGCGTGTACTTGTAACCGACAATGTACTTCGATTTCCTGACGGCTTCCTTGGCCGCGTCGGTCACGTACAGGGGCGATCCGGGCCCAACGCCTACCACAAAGAGCTTTTTTGGCAACAGAGGGTGGAAAGAAAAATGCCTTCTTTAATTATTGCGCTATTGCTCGATGTTATTATTTTGCGACGACCATCGTGTTGGTGCTGCGCACGCCCTTTATCTTGCGCAGCTCCCAAGAGACGACGCGCTGGACTTCCTTTTCGGTCGGCTCTTCCACTACTGCCATGATGTCGTATTCGCCGTACAGCTCGTAGACTTCCTTCACCCCGTCTAGTGCTTTTATCTCTTCATGCAAAAGGCCCTCAACGCCAGTGTCGGCGCTGATTAAAACGAATGCTTTGGTCATTTATCGGTCTTTATTGGTAATGTGCGGCTCCAAAGCTACCCATATAACGCTTTGCCTAAGCAGTTTTAACCAAGTTTATGAGAGGAGTCCAGTCCATGCGCTGGAACTCTAGCGGATCCTTTGCAGGGTACGTGACCCAGCCCTTGACTATCGAGAACTTCACAGTTTTTGCAGTGTCGCCGAGGTTGAGCTTTACCTTGAGGAGCGTGCCCCACCTCTTTTCCTCTGACGAGATGTCCATTATCTGCCGGAACGGCACCTCGAAATTGTCCGGGCTCTTGTCCAGGTCCTTCTCAAGATCTTTTATGCCATAGCCCTCAGCAGGCCGAAAAACGTTCTCGCCGGCTTTGAAGCGGTTCAGCTGCCGGGTAGAGTGCGTGTCGTGCGCGCGGTATGTCATCTCTGTTTTCGAGATGAACGCGAGGCGCCGGTCGGTTATCACCAGCATGCCCTCTCTTCCGCGCTTTAGAAAGCCCTCGTCTTCTTTCCAGATCCAGAAAAGGTGTGCTTTTATCTGCTCGTCCCATTCGACCAACTAGCTTGCTCTACAGTAGCAAGGAAACAACGAGTTACTTAAAATGTTAATTGAAAATTTTATTATCTAAAAAGAAAGAAAAGAGAAGAGAAAGAAGGGGACTTTTAACCTTCTTCCCAGCCCTTCACGAAGAGGCCGTGCTTCTTCAGTGGGACTGGCTGTCCTGGGGTGTAATCCATCGGCCTCATCCAGAAGATTGCCTTTGTCGGGCAAACGCCGATGCACGCTCCATCGGAGATGCATCTCTCTGGATAGAAGACAAATGCCTTACCCCTCTTCCATCCTTCCACCGGCTTTACTCTGAGCACATCTGGACCGAGAGCGGTGCAGATTTCTACGCAGAGCGCGCAGCCGATGCAGTGCTGTTCAGAAACATCAGGAAGTATTGCGACTGGCATCTAGTTCACTAAGCGTTGACAGTGCGTGAAACTATTTAAACTCTGTGCCGTCTGTATAACAGCGATATAATCCAGCATGATCATGAGAGAGAAAGAAAAGAAACGCAAAAGGCTGATCCAATGCAGGCATTTGCGGCATACCGAGGGATATGTAGCGGAATGAACCGCCAATGGTCGTGGCTCTGTTCTTTTGGCACAACGCAACAGGCGCCTGCATCTTTTCAGCCAGTCTAGCTGGGCAGATAGACTAGGCTTACATCGACATTTGTATAATATATAGAGTTCTCATGATCAGTTGGTATTCTTCCGGTTACGACCATACACTATTAAGCCAATTTCTGCCACCTTGCAAATATGACGCTGCTCCACATTGCCTTTGACGACACTGACTCGAGGGCAGGACGATGTACAACTCATCTGGCCTTCCGGGTCGCAGGAGAGCTGCAAAAGACTATGGGAGCAGAGCTTGTCGATTATCCACTCCTGATACGGCTCAACCCCAACATCCCCTGGAAGACGCGGGGCAACGGCGCAGTCTGCCTGCGGGCAAGGCTAAAAGATGCAGGCAGGGCTGTTGACTATGTCAGGCAGGCAGTGGAGGAAGGCTCGGCTATTGGGAGCGGGGCAAACCCGGGCATGGCATTTTTGGAAGGAGAGGAAATATTGCCAGAGAAATTGAAGCAGTTTAGCGCCTTTGCCATGTGCGACGTGTCCAGCCGGCAGCAGGCCGAAAAGGTGGCAAAAGAATGCGGGATAAAATTCTGGACGTTTGGCAACGGGCAGGGGCTTGTTGGCGCACTGGGCGCAATGGGCTGCGCGCTTGACGGCGACCACACGTTTGAGCTCATTGCGTACCGCACGCCGGAAAACTGCGGCACCCCCCGGGTGGTGGACAACGACAGGATTATCAAGTTCAGCAAGGAAACTTTTCCATACACGTTCAACAACTATGACCAGAACCACGGCAGGGTGTTGATTGCGCCGCACGGGCCCGATCCCGTGTTCTTTGGCGTCAGGGGCGAAAGCCCGGAGGTAGTGTCGTCGGCCATGTCCAAGATATTGCCTGCGGAAAAACTGGAAGGCCACATGGTGTTCCGCTCAAACCAAGGCACCAACATGCACCTGCAAAACGAGCTTGACCTGCGTGCGGCAAAGGCGTACACCGCCGGCCATGTCAGGTGCAGGGTAAAGAGCAAGCCGTACGCGATGGAGGGAGGGCACGTGATGTTTTCAGTAGAGCAGTCCGGCGCCGAGATGCCGGCAGCTGTTTACGAGCCGACCGGCCTTGCAAACGTTGCAGTCGCGCTTGCGCCGGGCGACCTTGTCGAGATAGGCGTCGGGGTGCGCAAGGGCACGACCCTTCACCCAAAGATACTGAACGTCGAATACTTGCTGGTAAAGGAGCTTGC contains:
- a CDS encoding cation:proton antiporter encodes the protein MNQTAATTIGTTIFPQFFAPGNGPTDFIVQDFAVVMVVAAIMIAITYKLKQPMVIGYILAGILIGPYTPPFSLVRDASTINVLAELGIIMLLFVVGTEFPMAKLRSVGRVSFVVAVAETLGTLFLVFFIAQYLGFAFFDSLFLGLALSITSTVVTVRILEELGMIKDKSSILLLGITVVEDILAISILAILQSVAANGGQVEPLNLAISIGIVAAFIGGVLFLGSRLFPKIVDRAGRTNDYALLLIVILGLAFGLSFIANGIGLSVATGAFLAGVLVAESNSAAVARILTLPLRDMFAAIFFVSIGALMDIRVLPDYILPAAILILTSFGAKFLIVTGILTKAKYDSVTALRTGFGMSAAKGELSLVVVKGGQDVGAISSTILPLLGVVTIVTTFMAPYIIRFGSKIRVQSSTSSTDDDNNDDDDDDDRKPEEEKAG
- a CDS encoding zinc-ribbon domain-containing protein yields the protein MSMEKSVGMAQQQKDRASMKYCVECGAKMPKAQKTCPACGEGQ
- a CDS encoding stage II sporulation protein M, with protein sequence MSRFNIRRRLLFVAIGAIVFFAAYSAGAAVQLTPTEAKEVRDSFSSQIEDINDVGIFVNNVKIALGMFVPGLGIGLGVFSGYATGNVFAALAQDSPVLQGIPPQLILITPFGVMEVITYGLAMSRSGMLVYYFAKKRPWREYVAPTLIELGIAAAILLAAAAIEWWMIQELGGTNFEGF
- the cbiE gene encoding precorrin-6y C5,15-methyltransferase (decarboxylating) subunit CbiE — translated: MPKKLFVVGVGPGSPLYVTDAAKEAVRKSKYIVGYKYTLATIEGVIDRSRQEVLEVTMKSQEDVYQGVYARMKDGEYCTVPFTGDVNFSESEVVDRLLEIFGDDNVQIIPGISSIQVAAAKSRVPTDKAFIVTFHVTGDIEQKKKDLVQAVKDGKSVILLPRPWPRDLSKHFMQSDIAKFLKASGIDTQKLKVWVFEHLTTDKETTFKGVASDLEGKEFSDLSAMVIDQVKRQTYLEF
- a CDS encoding antibiotic biosynthesis monooxygenase family protein gives rise to the protein MIKIEEMDENIKLDQQLEEKDYGGPVVFINVFNAKPQDVDKVLKAWAEDAAFFKQKPGLISTQLHRGIGESTVFVNYAIWESVAHMKQAVSDPAFRARLAHYPDGTVSRPHLFRKVAVPGICVEY
- a CDS encoding putative glycolipid-binding domain-containing protein, coding for MTIIVARWHTWAGDGWERLVLEEGPDGIIAESVLERTAYSTTYRIACDRSWRTREVKVRLLTGGKHIDLASDGSGNWTDDSGGASGAVLPYLSGSIDVDLSATPFTNTIPIRRLGLKLGESKDVSVAYVSLPDLAVTADLQRYTCIEPGRLYRYESVDGNFSRDIEVDEHGLVVTYPGLFKRV
- a CDS encoding Lrp/AsnC ligand binding domain-containing protein translates to MTKAFVLISADTGVEGLLHEEIKALDGVKEVYELYGEYDIMAVVEEPTEKEVQRVVSWELRKIKGVRSTNTMVVAK
- a CDS encoding tRNA(Ile)(2)-agmatinylcytidine synthase encodes the protein MTLLHIAFDDTDSRAGRCTTHLAFRVAGELQKTMGAELVDYPLLIRLNPNIPWKTRGNGAVCLRARLKDAGRAVDYVRQAVEEGSAIGSGANPGMAFLEGEEILPEKLKQFSAFAMCDVSSRQQAEKVAKECGIKFWTFGNGQGLVGALGAMGCALDGDHTFELIAYRTPENCGTPRVVDNDRIIKFSKETFPYTFNNYDQNHGRVLIAPHGPDPVFFGVRGESPEVVSSAMSKILPAEKLEGHMVFRSNQGTNMHLQNELDLRAAKAYTAGHVRCRVKSKPYAMEGGHVMFSVEQSGAEMPAAVYEPTGLANVAVALAPGDLVEIGVGVRKGTTLHPKILNVEYLLVKELAPVYDVANPLCKMCGRRMKSEGRNKGYQCEKCKFRDQKAQKIMVEKVRAIKPGLYVPTPKAHRHLTKPVHRYGMEKTGFQYTTSYVK
- a CDS encoding PAC2 family protein, with the protein product MIGLKVHRTPQFSGQPRIVAALPDMGNVAGIGLAYLAKKLDAKVFAELYSFWPPFVSYKDGGIVDYKQASYRFYAVDASDLLIFTGDFNPADPRRLYEVCDEVLGMAQRMNAGALYSIGAALRQPGAGGKVLAAVNNPALVQPLKQAGAEMLQGEGQISGFNGLVLGFAKERGIDAACVLGEIDNPNIIQPKAAQSILQVLLRLLGLESFDMAQLDEEEKRKNFMEQQVGYLEKVIERGEPPGVA
- a CDS encoding NADH-quinone oxidoreductase subunit I, whose product is MPVAILPDVSEQHCIGCALCVEICTALGPDVLRVKPVEGWKRGKAFVFYPERCISDGACIGVCPTKAIFWMRPMDYTPGQPVPLKKHGLFVKGWEEG